A genomic stretch from Scomber scombrus chromosome 8, fScoSco1.1, whole genome shotgun sequence includes:
- the usp46 gene encoding ubiquitin carboxyl-terminal hydrolase 46: MTVRNIASICNMGTNASALEKDIGPEQFPINEHYFGLVNFGNTCYCNSVLQALYFCRPFRENVLAYKAQQKKKENLLTCLADLFHSIATQKKKVGVIPPKKFISRLRKENDLFDNYMQQDAHEFLNYLLNTVADILQEEKKQEKQNGRLKNNGTAVTTETETENKTEPTWVHDIFQGTLTNETRCLNCETVSSKDEDFLDLSVDVEQNTSITHCLRDFSNTETLCSEYKYYCEACCSKQEAQKRMRVKKLPMILALHLKRFKYMEQLHRYTKLSYRVVFPLELRLFNTSGDAVNLDRMYDLVAVVVHCGSGPNRGHYITIVKSHGFWLLFDDDIVEKIDAQAIEEFYGLTSDISKNSESGYILFYQSRE, encoded by the exons ggCACCAATGCCTCTGCTCTGGAGAAAGACATCGGCCCGGAGCAATTCCCAATCAATGAACACTACTTTGGATTGGTCAAT tTTGGAAACACATGCTACTGTAACTCAGTGCTGCAGGCACTCTACTTCTGCCGGCCTTTCCGGGAGAACGTGCTGGCCTACAAAGcccaacagaagaagaaggagaaccTGCTCACGTGCCTGGCTGACCTCTTCCACTCCATCgccacacagaagaagaaagtggGCGTCATCCCGCCCAAGAAGTTCATCTCCCGCCTACGGAAGGAGAACG ATCTGTTTGACAACTACATGCAGCAGGATGCCCACGAATTTCTCAACTACCTGCTGAACACGGTGGCCGACatcctgcaggaggagaagaagcagGAAAAGCAGAACGGACGCCTCAAGAACAACGGCACCGCTGTCACCACGGAGACCGAGACAGAGAACAAGACGGAGCCCACATGGGTCCACGATATCTTCCAAGGCACACTGACCAATGAGACACGCTGCCTCAACTGTGAAACA GTGAGCAGCAAAGATGAGGATTTTCTGGATCTCTCTGTGGATGTGGAGCAGAACACATCAATAACACACTGCCTCAG GGACTTCAGTAACACAGAGACTTTGTGCAGTGAATACAAATACTACTGTGAGGCATGCTGCAGCAAGCAGGAAGCACAGAAACG GATGCGTGTGAAGAAGCTTCCTATGATCCTGGCGCTACACCTGAAGAGGTTTAAGTACATGGAGCAGCTGCACCGCTACACCAAGCTGTCCTATCGAGTGGTTTTCCCCCTAGAGCTCCGTCTGTTCAACACGTCCGGAGACGCGGTCAACCTGGATCGCATGTATGATCTAGTGGCCGTGGTGGTGCACTGTGGCAG CGGCCCAAACAGAGGTCATTACATCACCATAGTGAAGAGTCACGGCTTCTGGCTGCTGTTTGATGATGACATAGTGGAG AAAATTGACGCCCAGGCCATCGAGGAGTTTTATGGTCTTACCTCGGACATCTCTAAGAACTCTGAGTCGGGATACATCCTCTTCTACCAGTCGAGGGAGTGA